In Fibrobacter sp. UWB2, one DNA window encodes the following:
- a CDS encoding sialate O-acetylesterase, which translates to MGMFNKVSGFASAVCVAAGFVLFGAASSEAAPDPNFHIYIAYGQSNMGGTADAQSADKVENSRFKIFATQKCSGKGRNTLGDVYPAVPSLFNCGNTISIADWFGRTMADSMPDVTVAIIPVAVGGASIKLFDQDQYKSYLSTAETWLQNYAKEYASDGNVTKTIIDIAKKAQEKGVIKGIIFHQGETDGGYSDWPKIVKKTRDDILKALNLSSDTVPFVAGELLREGCCYSDRVSKLPNTMDNTYYASSENLKGNGVDRYHFNHDAYVEFGKRYAAQMLKAVNRKPVEPVPQKPFGKVVGDSVVAGEPAEIPGRIEAENYDINGVGTGNSSYADNDSENRGGVYRKDGVDIYEGGNNYAIGYTQEGEWLEYTVNVTETRKYGICAFVASGTESSSFSLLLDDKEIVPSTKVPKTGEDWNSYDVLELGEVEFTEGEHVLKLLITGNYVNIDWINVYDPRLAIQPKFVASSGPQTYDVFDLLGAHVGRVEAATAQDVSQKVRALVKQNGTYLVKSRNSSAAIRVMK; encoded by the coding sequence ATGGGAATGTTTAATAAGGTTTCTGGTTTTGCGTCCGCGGTGTGTGTTGCTGCGGGCTTTGTGCTGTTTGGTGCGGCTTCTTCCGAGGCGGCTCCGGACCCGAATTTCCACATCTACATTGCGTATGGCCAGTCCAACATGGGCGGCACGGCAGATGCGCAGAGTGCGGACAAGGTCGAAAATTCGCGCTTCAAGATTTTTGCGACTCAAAAATGCTCGGGCAAGGGTCGTAACACGCTTGGCGATGTTTACCCGGCGGTGCCATCGCTTTTTAACTGCGGCAATACGATTTCGATTGCTGACTGGTTTGGGCGCACGATGGCCGACAGCATGCCCGATGTGACGGTTGCGATTATTCCGGTCGCGGTAGGCGGTGCGAGTATCAAACTCTTCGACCAGGACCAGTACAAGAGCTACCTCTCGACCGCAGAAACCTGGCTCCAGAATTACGCGAAGGAATACGCGAGCGATGGCAACGTGACGAAGACGATTATCGACATCGCAAAAAAGGCGCAGGAAAAGGGCGTTATCAAGGGCATCATCTTCCACCAGGGCGAAACGGATGGCGGCTACTCGGACTGGCCGAAAATTGTGAAGAAAACTCGCGACGATATTCTCAAGGCGCTCAACTTGAGCTCCGATACGGTGCCGTTCGTGGCGGGCGAGCTCTTGCGTGAAGGCTGCTGCTATTCCGACCGCGTGTCGAAACTCCCGAACACGATGGACAACACCTATTACGCCTCGTCCGAGAACTTGAAGGGCAATGGCGTGGACCGCTACCATTTCAATCACGATGCCTATGTGGAATTCGGCAAACGCTATGCGGCGCAGATGCTCAAAGCTGTGAACCGCAAGCCCGTGGAACCTGTTCCGCAGAAGCCGTTTGGCAAAGTGGTGGGCGATAGTGTTGTCGCAGGCGAACCGGCGGAAATCCCGGGCAGGATCGAGGCTGAAAACTATGACATCAATGGCGTCGGCACAGGCAATTCCTCTTATGCGGATAATGATTCCGAAAACAGGGGCGGTGTGTACCGCAAGGATGGCGTTGATATTTATGAGGGCGGTAACAATTATGCTATTGGCTACACGCAAGAAGGTGAATGGCTGGAATACACCGTGAACGTGACTGAAACGCGCAAGTACGGTATTTGCGCATTTGTGGCTTCAGGTACAGAATCGTCTAGCTTCAGCTTGCTCTTGGATGATAAGGAAATAGTTCCGTCTACGAAGGTTCCAAAAACAGGCGAGGATTGGAATAGTTATGACGTGTTGGAATTGGGCGAGGTTGAATTTACTGAGGGCGAGCACGTGCTGAAGCTTTTGATTACAGGCAACTACGTGAACATTGACTGGATTAATGTTTACGATCCGAGGCTTGCCATTCAACCGAAATTTGTTGCGTCATCGGGTCCGCAAACTTATGATGTGTTTGATTTGCTCGGGGCGCATGTCGGCCGTGTCGAAGCAGCAACTGCTCAGGATGTCTCGCAGAAAGTCCGCGCACTCGTGAAGCAGAACGGCACGTACCTCGTGAAGTCCCGTAACAGTTCCGCGGCCATCCGCGTGATGAAGTAA
- the thiL gene encoding thiamine-phosphate kinase: protein MNFPDLGEFRFVSKILEGAHPLKNEPPAHRSWLNVGDDCAIFDGWLATKDLSVENTHFRLDWSSPEQAVEKHIVSNVSDVSSMGGRPKIALFGLCVNKKWSEETRNRIAKAVAQGFERRGITLIGGDTVSGDVGMFSTTLLGTTDGEISLLRSAAKPGDHVFVAGTLGKSDAGLWILMNHPEESKRFPRLVEYHLAPKICEDAGAQLVKQGVRGACMDISDGLSSELNHLALSSDVSIEIDEQKLPIDPDVLEMCRYFGLSPLQFALNGGEEYELLFTSNLTKSIYLEGAPPKGEIHDIGLVSRGSGVYMKRQDGVKTLLNAQAWSHL, encoded by the coding sequence ATGAATTTCCCAGACCTTGGCGAATTTAGGTTCGTCAGCAAAATTTTGGAAGGGGCCCACCCCTTGAAGAACGAACCGCCGGCACACCGCAGCTGGCTGAACGTCGGGGATGACTGCGCCATCTTTGACGGCTGGCTTGCGACCAAGGACCTCTCGGTCGAGAACACACACTTTCGCCTGGACTGGTCGAGTCCGGAACAGGCGGTCGAGAAGCATATTGTGTCCAACGTTTCGGATGTGTCTTCCATGGGCGGTCGGCCCAAGATTGCGCTGTTCGGACTTTGCGTAAACAAAAAATGGAGCGAAGAAACTCGAAACAGAATTGCAAAAGCGGTTGCGCAAGGCTTTGAGAGAAGAGGAATTACGTTGATTGGCGGAGATACGGTCTCTGGCGATGTCGGGATGTTTTCGACAACTCTCCTCGGCACGACCGATGGAGAAATTTCGCTCCTCCGTAGCGCCGCAAAACCGGGAGACCACGTTTTTGTGGCGGGAACTCTCGGCAAATCTGACGCCGGCCTCTGGATTTTGATGAACCATCCCGAAGAATCAAAACGCTTCCCGAGGCTTGTCGAATACCACCTGGCACCCAAAATTTGCGAGGATGCGGGGGCCCAACTGGTCAAGCAGGGGGTGCGTGGCGCCTGCATGGACATTAGCGATGGCCTTAGTTCCGAATTGAACCACCTTGCGCTTTCGTCGGATGTTTCCATCGAAATTGACGAGCAAAAACTGCCGATTGACCCCGATGTTTTGGAAATGTGCAGGTATTTTGGCCTGTCACCCCTCCAATTTGCACTAAATGGTGGCGAAGAATACGAACTTCTGTTCACTTCTAATCTTACAAAAAGTATATATTTAGAAGGAGCGCCCCCAAAGGGCGAAATCCACGATATCGGTTTGGTATCTCGTGGGAGTGGTGTTTATATGAAAAGGCAAGATGGAGTTAAGACGCTCCTGAATGCTCAGGCGTGGTCGCATCTATGA
- a CDS encoding GspE/PulE family protein, protein MKDSNSLGQLLVRVNLINEDQLKYAEDEVKYQAQLGKKVTLVQILLKAGMVKQEQLTDILGVQMQSVTKKRIGEMLLDQGFITQDQLNEALEKQKTSGGKRLGRVLVDLKFIDEKKLTDILCCQFEVPFVKLDAIKLDEKVYEFIAEDQCKANKIVPLYVTKDSRQALVVAMADPTNVRLRDSIKFKVKRNVDVVMASEQDIKKTIDILFAGHGPAEESLAELIGGSGEDELETVERGNGNSDEPELTDEEGRQVVKIVTTLIHEAIARHASDIHLEPQETFLKLRYRIDGDLQVMSPIPARLMPQILSRIKLLSKMDIAEKRKPLDGRFTVRYKGSEVDLRVSSFPISLRKRGVCEKIVMRILDPNSGQFPLREMGFDARVLKQFIDAINAPNGIVLVTGPTGSGKSTTLYASIREILDSTINISTMEDPVELNIDGVNQGQINNAAGFTFAAGIRALLRQDPDVIMIGEMRDQETSTMAIEAALTGHLVFSTLHTNDAAGAFPRLLEMGLEPFLVSTAIKGVLAQRLVRRICKNCKEPVEISQELREELHLSPDMQFYHGRGCEKCDGSGFKGRCGIYEFLVPNEAVRNLVIKRASGDEIKREAIKSCEMITLRMDGINKALQGQTTLEQAIGASTADE, encoded by the coding sequence ATGAAAGATTCAAATAGTTTAGGGCAGTTGCTGGTTCGCGTTAACCTGATTAACGAAGACCAGTTGAAGTACGCCGAAGACGAAGTCAAGTATCAGGCTCAGTTGGGCAAAAAGGTGACCCTAGTCCAGATTCTTTTGAAGGCTGGCATGGTCAAGCAGGAACAGCTGACGGATATTCTTGGTGTCCAGATGCAGAGTGTCACCAAGAAACGTATTGGTGAAATGCTTTTGGACCAGGGCTTCATCACGCAAGACCAGCTGAACGAAGCTCTTGAAAAACAGAAGACGTCTGGGGGCAAGCGCCTCGGCCGTGTGCTTGTCGATTTGAAGTTTATCGACGAAAAGAAGCTCACGGACATTCTTTGCTGCCAGTTCGAAGTCCCGTTTGTAAAGCTTGATGCCATCAAGCTCGATGAAAAGGTTTATGAGTTCATTGCCGAAGACCAGTGCAAGGCGAACAAGATTGTTCCTCTGTACGTGACGAAGGACTCTCGCCAGGCTCTCGTGGTTGCCATGGCGGACCCGACAAACGTGCGCCTCAGGGACTCCATCAAGTTTAAGGTCAAGCGCAATGTCGATGTGGTCATGGCGTCTGAACAGGACATCAAGAAGACTATCGATATCCTTTTTGCGGGGCACGGCCCGGCCGAAGAATCCCTTGCAGAACTTATTGGAGGTTCTGGAGAGGATGAACTTGAAACGGTCGAACGCGGAAATGGCAATAGCGATGAACCGGAACTGACTGACGAAGAAGGCCGCCAGGTCGTGAAGATTGTGACGACCTTGATCCATGAAGCCATTGCCCGTCACGCCTCCGATATTCACCTTGAACCGCAAGAGACGTTCCTCAAGTTGCGCTACCGTATTGATGGTGACTTGCAGGTGATGTCTCCGATTCCGGCACGACTCATGCCGCAGATTCTTTCGCGTATCAAGCTTTTGTCCAAGATGGACATTGCTGAAAAGCGTAAGCCGTTGGACGGCCGCTTCACGGTGCGTTACAAGGGATCCGAAGTTGACCTTCGTGTGAGCTCATTCCCGATTTCTTTGCGTAAGCGCGGTGTCTGCGAAAAGATCGTTATGCGTATTTTGGACCCGAATTCGGGTCAGTTCCCGCTCAGGGAAATGGGCTTTGACGCCCGCGTGCTCAAGCAGTTTATCGATGCGATTAATGCCCCGAACGGCATTGTGCTCGTTACCGGTCCGACGGGTTCCGGTAAGTCTACCACGCTTTACGCTTCTATTCGAGAAATTTTGGATTCCACGATCAACATCTCGACGATGGAAGACCCGGTGGAATTGAATATTGACGGTGTGAACCAGGGCCAGATTAACAATGCCGCAGGCTTTACCTTTGCGGCGGGCATTCGTGCCTTGCTCCGTCAGGACCCGGACGTGATTATGATCGGTGAAATGCGTGACCAGGAAACCTCGACGATGGCTATCGAAGCTGCTTTGACGGGTCACTTGGTCTTCAGTACGCTCCATACGAACGACGCTGCCGGTGCATTCCCTCGTTTGCTCGAAATGGGACTGGAACCGTTCCTTGTGTCTACTGCAATTAAGGGTGTCTTGGCCCAGCGTCTTGTGCGCCGCATTTGCAAAAACTGCAAGGAGCCGGTTGAAATTTCGCAGGAACTTCGCGAAGAACTCCACCTCTCGCCGGACATGCAGTTCTACCATGGCCGCGGTTGCGAAAAGTGCGATGGTTCGGGCTTCAAGGGCCGTTGCGGTATTTACGAGTTCCTCGTGCCGAACGAAGCTGTGCGTAACCTCGTGATCAAGCGCGCATCCGGTGACGAAATCAAGCGCGAGGCCATCAAGTCTTGCGAAATGATTACGCTCCGTATGGACGGCATCAACAAGGCGCTCCAGGGCCAGACCACGTTGGAACAGGCCATCGGCGCATCCACAGCCGACGAATAG
- a CDS encoding ATP-dependent helicase: MDDFVECNVVDDSVLDKELNPEQAAAAKKINGPMLILAGAGSGKTRCITYKIAHLVSYHNIDSNRVLAVTFTNKAAREMKDRIQKLLNCRKPFTWMGTFHSVCLKLLKLCLAKESVIKALGGKWFDANFSIYDDDDQKRILKEILKDDLGDDYDVNELKKVHSAISRFKNTVLYKNDKAVLQTPDVAALNAEFADEERKARYYAAYQKKLAESNAMDFDDLLFNTVRMLQMVPNLAEQLRMRFQYVVVDEYQDTNDVQYELLKLLINRDTKNVTVVGDDDQSIYGWRGANIKIIRNFHRDFAPVTIVKLERNYRSTANIVKGAGSVIAHNVRPAEMQKNVFSKEEAGELIHVRYFEDDRAEASNIAKTVAQAGPDFYAKTAIFYRTNAQSRVLEKALNDLRIPSVIFGGTRFWDRKEIKDVLAYLRVLANEKDDAAYLRVINTPPRAIGKTTVEGVLAKVKAGEGSFWDNLLAEANGTGRGAPKLKVFTDLVTNWKNMMTSGEYPLPILAEHIINDTGYKDFLRKEDEVTADERIANLDEMINAIREFDEEHPGATLDAFLQDISLLTDGDKKVDTSKGLVTLMTIHMAKGLEFNTVHLAGCDDEIFPLVRGTSMLSMAEINEQMEEERRLFYVGCTRAEKKLYLYHAERRFFQGNIRPFAPSRFLKELDPSVVDFTPCLNTRPSVPDFVGNTRSKPSYGSYGSSNYGSRPSYGNSGTGNSYGNRSFGGASHGSSFGGSRSGFGGSSFGSRPAPVPASIKKNDKHIVYRNPVKVVKAPAPSGPTIEYDNPYHEGARVRHSRYGTGVIMKAYGNGDNARVDVRFDRENMNRTIILKYAALEVIG, from the coding sequence ATGGACGATTTTGTAGAATGCAATGTTGTTGATGATAGTGTTTTAGATAAAGAGTTGAACCCGGAACAGGCCGCTGCCGCGAAGAAAATTAACGGCCCGATGCTGATTTTGGCCGGTGCAGGTTCAGGAAAGACGCGTTGCATTACTTACAAGATTGCTCATCTGGTTTCGTACCACAATATCGATTCCAATCGCGTGCTTGCGGTGACCTTTACGAACAAGGCCGCTCGCGAAATGAAGGACCGTATCCAGAAGCTTTTGAATTGCCGTAAGCCGTTCACGTGGATGGGCACGTTCCACTCCGTTTGCCTTAAGCTTTTGAAGCTCTGCTTGGCGAAAGAATCCGTAATCAAGGCGCTTGGCGGCAAGTGGTTTGATGCAAACTTTTCCATTTACGATGACGACGACCAGAAACGCATCCTCAAGGAAATCTTGAAGGACGATCTTGGCGATGATTACGATGTAAATGAGCTGAAGAAGGTCCATAGCGCGATTTCCCGTTTCAAGAATACGGTCTTGTACAAGAATGACAAGGCTGTCTTGCAGACGCCGGATGTGGCGGCTTTGAACGCTGAATTTGCCGATGAAGAACGCAAGGCCCGCTATTATGCGGCTTACCAGAAAAAGCTTGCGGAATCGAACGCGATGGACTTCGACGACCTGCTGTTCAATACGGTTCGCATGTTGCAGATGGTCCCGAATTTGGCGGAACAGCTGAGAATGCGTTTCCAGTACGTTGTCGTGGACGAATACCAGGATACGAACGACGTCCAGTATGAACTTTTGAAGTTGCTCATCAACAGGGATACGAAAAACGTAACGGTGGTGGGCGATGACGACCAGAGTATTTACGGTTGGCGTGGCGCAAACATCAAGATTATCCGTAACTTCCACCGCGATTTTGCTCCGGTGACGATTGTCAAGCTCGAACGCAATTACCGCTCGACCGCGAACATCGTTAAAGGCGCTGGTTCTGTGATTGCGCATAACGTCCGCCCTGCCGAAATGCAGAAGAACGTGTTCTCCAAAGAAGAAGCGGGCGAGCTTATTCACGTGCGCTATTTTGAAGATGACCGTGCCGAAGCATCGAACATTGCAAAGACGGTGGCTCAGGCGGGTCCTGATTTTTATGCCAAGACGGCAATTTTCTACCGCACGAACGCGCAGTCCCGAGTGCTTGAAAAGGCGCTCAACGATTTGCGCATCCCGTCGGTGATTTTTGGCGGTACAAGATTCTGGGACCGCAAGGAAATCAAGGATGTACTTGCCTACTTGCGCGTGCTCGCTAACGAAAAAGACGATGCCGCTTACTTGCGTGTGATTAACACTCCGCCGCGTGCCATCGGCAAGACTACAGTCGAAGGCGTGCTCGCCAAGGTGAAAGCGGGCGAGGGTTCGTTCTGGGACAATTTATTGGCCGAGGCGAACGGCACGGGGCGCGGCGCTCCGAAGCTTAAGGTTTTTACGGACCTTGTGACGAACTGGAAGAACATGATGACTTCTGGCGAGTATCCGCTTCCGATTCTTGCTGAACATATCATCAACGATACGGGCTATAAGGACTTCTTGCGCAAGGAAGACGAAGTCACTGCCGACGAACGAATTGCGAACTTGGACGAAATGATTAACGCTATCCGTGAATTTGACGAAGAACATCCGGGCGCAACGCTCGATGCGTTCTTGCAGGATATTTCGCTTTTGACGGATGGCGACAAGAAGGTCGATACGTCGAAGGGCCTTGTGACGCTCATGACGATTCACATGGCAAAGGGCTTGGAATTCAATACGGTTCATTTGGCGGGTTGCGATGACGAAATCTTCCCGCTTGTGCGTGGAACTTCTATGCTCTCGATGGCCGAAATCAACGAGCAGATGGAAGAAGAACGCCGTTTGTTCTATGTGGGCTGTACCCGTGCCGAAAAGAAACTTTATCTGTACCATGCGGAACGCAGATTCTTCCAGGGGAATATCCGTCCGTTTGCGCCGTCGCGCTTCCTAAAGGAATTGGATCCGTCCGTTGTCGACTTTACGCCGTGCTTGAATACACGTCCGTCTGTTCCTGATTTTGTCGGCAATACGCGCTCCAAGCCTTCTTATGGTTCTTACGGCTCGTCGAACTATGGCTCTCGTCCGTCCTATGGCAATTCGGGCACGGGCAATTCCTATGGAAACCGCTCGTTTGGCGGTGCCTCCCACGGCAGTAGCTTTGGCGGATCCCGTAGCGGTTTTGGCGGGTCTTCGTTTGGTTCTCGCCCGGCACCTGTTCCGGCGTCCATCAAGAAGAACGATAAGCACATTGTTTACCGCAATCCGGTGAAGGTTGTAAAGGCTCCTGCTCCGTCCGGCCCGACTATCGAGTACGATAATCCGTACCACGAGGGTGCACGCGTTCGCCATTCCAGGTATGGAACGGGCGTGATTATGAAGGCTTATGGTAATGGCGACAACGCTCGTGTCGATGTGCGCTTCGACCGCGAGAACATGAACCGCACCATCATCCTCAAATACGCTGCATTGGAAGTGATTGGATAG